In Candidatus Binatia bacterium, one DNA window encodes the following:
- a CDS encoding transpeptidase family protein, with amino-acid sequence MTHGLRLRIASVAGIFFVLFAVVLGRVFMLSMFEGESLRDRAHRQHRQRVSAPADRGPIVDRHGLVLAVTSESADVYVRPRQLAADAALVGTLARTLDLPAADVARKLHAPSPFVWLRRDATLDQATAVEALGVRGVGSEPSRRRTYPRGPLAAQVVGFAGRGSKGLEGVELLYDQVLRGPLDAVVARRDGGGRLMLVDPAAPQPSRGGARVELTIDASLQQVAETELEAAVKARRAAAGVAVVMDPATGEILALASMPRFDPNHLTQGSADRWRNRVTADAFEPGSTFKGVLAAAALEAGVVKPTERVFCENGSYAVGNRVVHDHDPYGWLTFSDVIKYSSNIGSARIGERLGADRFEAALRAFGFGRQTGVDLPGEVTGIVRPRDKWGRINLVTMSFGQGIAVTPIQLLRAYAAIANGGKLMRPYVVRRVVGADGSVLLENAPEIVGRPISPRTAAAVTDMLRGVVDAGTGTQAKVEGIPVAGKTGTAQKVDTETGRYHPRARMSSFVGFLPADNPRFAILVVIDSPQTAVYGGVVAAPVFRGIGEYAVDRLGLRMVTAPETVPAAGPRPTEEAGTQLVSWDPGAESRGMPSFLGLSMRDALVRAARAGWAVEVSGSGYVVAQDPPAGASAGPGKRLHLQFGTDAG; translated from the coding sequence ATGACCCACGGTCTACGCCTGCGTATTGCGAGCGTGGCGGGAATCTTTTTCGTGCTGTTCGCGGTGGTGCTGGGGCGCGTCTTTATGTTGAGTATGTTCGAAGGCGAATCGCTGCGCGACCGTGCGCATCGCCAGCATCGTCAGCGAGTCAGTGCGCCGGCGGACCGCGGGCCGATCGTCGATCGCCACGGCCTGGTGCTGGCGGTGACGTCAGAGTCCGCGGACGTGTACGTCCGGCCACGACAGCTTGCCGCCGATGCCGCCCTCGTGGGCACGCTGGCACGCACGCTCGACCTTCCCGCCGCCGATGTGGCTCGCAAGCTGCATGCGCCGTCGCCGTTCGTATGGTTGCGCCGGGATGCGACCCTCGACCAGGCCACGGCCGTCGAGGCACTTGGCGTACGCGGCGTCGGGTCGGAGCCCAGTCGGCGCCGCACCTATCCGCGCGGTCCCTTGGCCGCCCAGGTCGTCGGCTTCGCCGGGCGGGGTTCCAAGGGCCTCGAAGGCGTCGAACTCCTTTACGATCAGGTGCTGCGGGGACCGCTCGACGCGGTCGTTGCCCGCCGAGACGGGGGTGGACGGTTGATGCTCGTGGATCCGGCCGCGCCCCAGCCGTCCCGTGGCGGCGCTCGGGTCGAGTTAACGATTGACGCTTCCCTGCAACAGGTGGCCGAGACGGAACTCGAGGCGGCCGTGAAGGCCCGCCGCGCGGCGGCCGGGGTGGCAGTCGTGATGGACCCTGCGACCGGCGAAATTCTCGCCCTCGCCAGTATGCCACGCTTCGACCCAAACCATCTGACGCAGGGCTCGGCCGACCGTTGGCGTAACCGTGTTACTGCCGACGCCTTCGAGCCGGGATCGACGTTCAAGGGGGTGCTGGCGGCAGCAGCGCTCGAAGCCGGTGTGGTGAAGCCGACCGAGAGGGTATTCTGCGAGAACGGTTCGTATGCGGTGGGCAACCGCGTCGTACACGATCACGACCCGTACGGCTGGCTGACATTCTCCGACGTCATCAAGTATTCCAGCAACATCGGCTCGGCCCGGATCGGAGAACGCCTGGGCGCCGACCGCTTCGAAGCGGCGCTGCGCGCTTTCGGATTCGGGCGGCAGACCGGGGTGGATCTGCCGGGCGAGGTCACGGGCATTGTGCGCCCGCGCGACAAGTGGGGGCGAATTAACCTCGTGACCATGAGTTTCGGGCAGGGCATCGCCGTCACGCCCATCCAATTGCTGCGGGCGTATGCCGCTATCGCCAACGGTGGCAAGCTGATGCGTCCGTATGTGGTTCGCCGAGTGGTGGGTGCGGACGGGAGCGTCCTACTCGAAAACGCGCCGGAGATCGTCGGTCGACCCATCTCGCCCAGGACCGCTGCGGCGGTTACGGACATGCTCCGCGGAGTCGTCGATGCCGGCACGGGGACCCAGGCCAAAGTCGAAGGGATCCCGGTGGCCGGAAAAACCGGTACGGCGCAGAAGGTCGACACGGAGACCGGGCGCTATCATCCCCGTGCCCGCATGTCATCGTTCGTTGGTTTCTTGCCGGCGGACAATCCTCGCTTTGCGATTCTCGTCGTCATCGACAGTCCGCAGACTGCGGTATACGGCGGTGTCGTTGCGGCACCCGTGTTCCGCGGGATTGGCGAGTACGCGGTGGACCGGTTGGGATTGCGCATGGTGACGGCGCCGGAGACGGTGCCGGCCGCCGGACCGCGCCCCACCGAGGAAGCCGGGACGCAGTTGGTGAGTTGGGATCCGGGGGCCGAATCGCGTGGGATGCCCAGTTTCCTGGGCTTGAGCATGCGAGACGCCCTGGTGCGGGCGGCGCGGGCGGGCTGGGCTGTGGAGGTGAGTGGCTCGGGGTATGTGGTGGCCCAGGACCCGCCCGCGGGTGCCAGCGCGGGTCCGGGCAAGCGTCTGCACCTGCAGTTTGGCACCGACGCGGGTTAA
- a CDS encoding cell division protein FtsL: protein MLPLSLIRPAAVEHRRSAGVPLVRPRWPRPANTTALSVVDSRSTVFWAAAATIVGIAIALGHVWLRLQVVEVGYRLSTTRQVIQRLEGEGQELLLAASRLDAPNRLDGLARTRLGMVAPEKGQELALP, encoded by the coding sequence ATGCTGCCCCTCTCGTTGATTCGTCCGGCTGCAGTAGAGCACCGGCGGTCGGCGGGGGTCCCGCTGGTCCGTCCGCGGTGGCCGCGGCCAGCCAACACGACGGCCCTGAGTGTTGTCGACTCGCGCTCGACCGTGTTCTGGGCGGCCGCCGCGACCATCGTGGGTATCGCGATTGCGCTCGGGCATGTCTGGCTGCGTCTTCAGGTCGTGGAGGTAGGTTATCGCTTGTCGACCACCCGTCAGGTGATCCAGCGTTTGGAAGGGGAAGGGCAGGAGCTATTGCTGGCGGCGTCACGGCTCGACGCCCCGAATCGACTCGACGGGCTGGCACGTACCAGGCTGGGTATGGTCGCGCCCGAAAAAGGTCAGGAGTTGGCCCTCCCATGA
- the mraZ gene encoding division/cell wall cluster transcriptional repressor MraZ encodes MFRGTFEHAIDDKSRVSVPARFREILQATGDERVVITNFLSQSTRCLDVYPIAAWVQLEERLRAQPQFNPRVVNFLNYYVSAAQDCVLDKQGRILLPGNLREYAGLKRDVMFTSALDKFRIWDKDAWGRVFGEAERQLMDHPEDLGALGI; translated from the coding sequence ATGTTTCGCGGAACCTTCGAGCACGCGATCGACGACAAGAGTCGCGTAAGTGTGCCCGCAAGGTTCCGCGAAATACTCCAGGCCACCGGCGACGAACGGGTGGTCATTACTAACTTCCTTTCGCAGTCTACCCGCTGCCTCGATGTCTATCCGATTGCTGCGTGGGTACAGCTCGAAGAGCGGCTCCGAGCCCAGCCGCAGTTCAATCCCCGGGTCGTCAACTTTCTGAACTACTACGTTTCCGCCGCACAGGACTGTGTGCTGGACAAGCAGGGGCGCATCCTGTTGCCGGGCAATTTGCGGGAATATGCCGGGCTGAAGCGGGACGTCATGTTCACTTCCGCGCTCGACAAGTTTCGAATCTGGGACAAGGACGCCTGGGGCCGGGTGTTCGGCGAGGCCGAACGGCAACTGATGGACCATCCGGAAGACCTCGGCGCCCTAGGGATATGA
- a CDS encoding C4-type zinc ribbon domain-containing protein, which produces MEAAENRLAQQRQLAETKRNEREALDKQRREIESVIEADEARMKDRRMRLNRVRNERELQALRYEIEQGKEVNRTREEELLALLEAGEVAAATADEATRVLAEIESGAQTQTAEYRQRIRELEAAIAGSMAERERMVAGLETRLLRRYEQIFARRGGMAVVEVRNGICQGCFMNLPPQFFNELQRANDVRTCPNCHRILCWRPE; this is translated from the coding sequence ATGGAGGCAGCCGAAAATCGACTGGCACAGCAGCGACAGCTTGCCGAGACCAAGCGTAACGAACGTGAGGCCCTGGACAAGCAACGTCGCGAAATCGAGAGCGTGATCGAGGCCGACGAAGCCCGCATGAAAGACCGTCGCATGCGGCTCAATCGCGTCCGCAACGAGCGCGAGTTGCAGGCTCTGCGCTACGAGATCGAACAGGGCAAGGAAGTCAACCGGACTCGCGAGGAGGAGTTGCTGGCGCTGCTCGAAGCCGGCGAGGTGGCCGCCGCGACCGCGGACGAAGCCACCCGGGTGCTTGCCGAGATCGAGTCGGGAGCGCAGACTCAGACTGCGGAGTATCGGCAACGCATCCGCGAGCTCGAGGCGGCGATCGCCGGTTCGATGGCGGAGCGCGAGCGCATGGTTGCCGGTTTGGAGACGCGCCTGCTGCGACGCTACGAACAGATCTTCGCGCGCCGCGGCGGTATGGCCGTCGTCGAAGTCCGCAATGGCATTTGTCAGGGCTGCTTCATGAACCTGCCGCCGCAGTTCTTCAACGAACTGCAGCGTGCCAACGATGTGCGCACCTGTCCAAACTGCCACCGCATCCTCTGTTGGCGCCCCGAGTAG